TCCGTGGCTAAGTTCCTCGCCTCAATTCGCGAACGTGATTTGCGCAGACCGCGGCCCTGCAAGCAGCTGAACGCTGAGTCCGCATTTATTGGCAGACCGTCGATTGCAGAACAACGAATGACGCGGGCTGCACGCGGGCGAAGGTTTCAGTGAACGCGAGCCCGCCCGGCCCGCGCCACTTCTCAGCCGCCGAGTTGAAGCGCTCAATCCATCCGGAACCGTCAAGGCTCACCTCGAGTTCCGAATCCGAGAAGTTCAGCGCCAGCATCACAACTTCCGTGTCCGAGTTGTATCGAACGAGTAATCCGCCCTCACCAACAGCGTGTGCGTCGATGGATTCCTTTTCCGCGTCGCAAATCGGTTTCAGGGATTTCCTGATCTGAATTAGTTCGCGGTAGAAATCCCAAAGAACACCGTGCTTCTCACGCGTGTTGCGAAGTTCCCAGTCCAGGCGGCATCGGTCGAAAGTGTGGACGGCAAACGGGTCAGGGACGTCGCCTTTGCGCTTGAACGAGCCGAACTCCTCCAATCGCCCTTTGCGCACGGCTTCCACGAGCGCGGGATCGGTGTGGCTGACGAAATATTGAAACGGCGCGGGTTCGCCATATTCCTCGCCCATGAAGAGCATCGGAAGAAACGGCGACAACACCACTGCACCTGCTGCGAGCTTCAACCGCTCAAACGAAACCAGCTCCGTCAATCGTTCACCAAGGAAGCGGTTGCCGATCTGATCGTGATTTTGCGAGTAAACCACGAACTGCCGCGCTGATGTCTGGGTGGGCCGGTTTCCGTGCCGCCGCTTTCGAAATGCTGAGTAATCGCCCGTGAACGCATAGCCGTTCCTGAAGATCTTCGCCAGTTGTGCGGTTCCTCCGAAATCCGCGTAGTAACCATCGCATTCGCCCGTCAACAACACGTGCAAGCAATGATGAAAATCGTCCGACCATTGCGCATCCAATCCAAATCCTCCCGCAACAGCAGGCCGGATCAGGCGTGCGTCATTGAGATCACTTTCGGCAATCAGGTGAAACCGCCGGTTTAACCGCTGCGATTCAGCGCGCGTTGTGTTCGCCAGCTCTTGCAGAAATGGTTGCGCGGAAAAATCCCGGATGGCATGGACCGCGTCGAGCCGGAGGGCGTCGATGTGAAATTCACGCTGCCAATACAGGGCGTTCTCAGTGAAGAAGCGGCGAACATGATCGCTTTCCTCGCCATCGAAGTTGATCGCTTCCCCCCACGGGGTTTTATACGACATCGTGAAATACGGCCCGAAGTCGCGGAGGTAATTGCCTTCGGGGCCCAGGTGGTTGTAGACGACGTCGAGCACCACGGCTAGCTGATGCTGATGACACGCATCGACCAGACGCTTCAATCCCGCGGGCCCCCCATACGAGTTCTGCACGGCGAAAGGAAACACGCCGTCATAGCCCCAGTTCCTGGATCCGGGAAATTGGGCAATCGGCATGAGCTCAATAGCCGTGACACCCAGTTCCTTCAACTCTGCCAAGCGCGGAATGATCGCCTCAAACGTTCCTTCACGGGTGAAGGTGCCCACGTGCAACTCGTAAAGCAGGTAGTCGCGCAATGGGAGCCCCAACCACGATGGATCGTGCCACTCAAATTCAGGATCGGCCACCGCCGACGGTCCGTGGACTGAGTCGACTTGAAAACGGGATGCGGGATCGGGACGCGGATCGCCGTCGTCGAGGCGAAACTGATACTCCGCTCCCGGTGCGATGTCATCCAGGATGGACCAATGATAGCCGTCCTGAGGTTGCAGCCTTTCCGTGCGTCCGCCGGAGAACGCAATTGTCACGCGTCTCGAGCGCGGAGCCCAGACGCAGATGGAGCAGCGTCCGTTGCCCAAGTATTGTGCGCCGAGCGGAAGATCGGAAAGGCCGGCGTGATGCTCGGCTTGCGCGGCCGGCTTCGTGTGATCCAGAACCGCTGTTCCTGTGCCGTTCGAATTAGTCATGAATTTCTCTCAAAGTCGTCACAGCTGCTCCGGATGCAATGGGGGCTAAATCGACGCGATCTGCGGGTTCCACGCCGTCACGCCTGCCGCACGCGCTCTAGCTGCTGGTTCAGCCTGTTCGGCGAAACCGGAATGGCGGTCCCGATTTCCTGCGCGAAGAGCGAGACCTTGAATTCCTCGATCATCCAGCGGAGGTCTTCCAGTTCCTGGCGCGCCGCATCCGAGATGTCGCGTTGCGCCCGGCATTGCTTCAGCGCATCGAGATACGGCCGCAACTGGCGTTGACGTTCCTGGTCTTTCACAGGATTCATCGCGGCACGCTCAATTCGCGTCAGCAATGCCTTCAAGTAACGGGGCAGGTGAGGCAATCGTTCGTAGGGTATTTCGCGAAGGAAAGTGGGTCCGGCCAGTTGATTCAGTTCTGCAGCGAACGGATTCGCAGCGGCGGGCTTTGGCATCGTTGCCAGCTGGCTGAAATCATTCAACGTTCTGGAACGCGTGGGAGCGGCGACTGCGGAAGCGCCGAGCTTCTGGCGGACCTGCTGAAACACTTTGAGCACATGCTCGAGCCTGTCGAGGAATTGCATGGCCAACCCGGGAAGCCGTTTGCGGGCGTCTTCAACGGCGGATTGAAATTGGGTTTGGACAAGCTCAGCCAGCGGTTCATGCGGCAGCACAAAGGCGCGGAGATGTTCCATCGCCTGCTCGCGCAAAGCCTCGCCATTGCCGAGCGGCGCGAAAAGGGGTTCGAGCCGGTTGAGCGCGCGCAGGTCCTTTTCCAGCCAGCCAAGATCCCGCTGAATCGCGAGCTCCACCAATCGCTGCACCCCGCGAAGGCTGGCTTGCCGCGCCGTGTGGGGACTTCGAAACAGCCGCAGGTTTACCGAACCATTCTCCAGCTCGAGACCGGGCCATGCGTAAACGGGCAGCCCATTTTCCTCGCTCACTGTTATCCTTTCAGGCACATCGCCGAAGTTCCACGTCGTCAGCCCGAACCGTTCCCACTCCTGTGCAGCGCGAGTCCACGCGGACGACGGGGCCTTGGTGCTGGCTTCGACCTGGGCAGACTTCAACGTTTCACGCAGCGCGATCAAGTCTCGCCCGGCGCTGAGTGCTTTTTGTGATTCGTCGATGATCTCCACGCGCGGCCGCATGTGCGGAGCGAGCGCATCGGCTGGCCACGCGGATTCGGGCACAGCCACGCCATATTTGCGATGAAGGAACGTCCCGAGCTCGCGCATAAATGCTGAACCAGCAGGCCTGAACTCGCGGACGATTTCCTCGACCTTCGGCGGCAGCGGCATCAATTCCTTGCGAATGGATTTTGGAAGGGAACGCAACAATTCAGAAATCATTTCCGACCGCAGGCCGGGAACCGCCCATTGCAACTCGGCCGCGGGTGCGGTGAGTGCAACTGAAAACGGAAGGCGCACTGTGACGCCATCGTGCTCTTCCCCGGGAGCGTAAGAGTAAACCACGCCCACCGGTTGGCCGGCGACTGTCACGGAATCGGGGAACGCCGCGGCATCGTAAGCGAGCGACTGCCCACCCGCGAGGTCGGCTTCGGAGGCGCAAAGAAACGACGGATCCGGCTTGTCGCGCAGCACGCGGTTCAATTCATGCAGCGACGAAATGTTCTCAATTTGCTTTGCGTAGAATGCAAAGAGGGCGTCATCCAGGTCGGCGAGATCGTACTGCCTGACGCGCGTTCGCCAGCTTTCAATCTTCTGCCGCACGGCACGGTTGTGCTTCAGAAACCCATACTGCGCCGGTAATTCAGGGTCGTCCGTCTCCAAAACGTCCCAGGACTCTGGCGCCTTGCCGCCTTGAGGATTGCTGTTCTTCGGAACGACATTTTCCTCCACCAGGGCGGAGCGAATGAAGATGGCTGTGGCTTCCTTGGAATTGATGTTCCCGAACGCGACCTTGCGGCGCTGCACTTCGAGTCCATTAAGCGTGACGATTTCCTCAGCCAGCACGCGCCCGGCTTCGGGACTCCAATGCGGATTGTGATGTGTGACTTTGCAGCAATGTGGCGCGAGCTGATAAATCCATTTCGGATCAATGCCCGCGAGCGTGCGCGCGAACAATTGCGAGGTCTCGACAATTTCGCCCGCGACGATCCATTCCGGTTGATTCGACTTTGCTACAGGCGGCGGCTTGGCGCCGCGTGGCAGTTTCTTTTGCGGTTCGCCACGCGCGTGCAACGCTGAACCCGGAAACACAGCGACCAGGCGATTGCCAGATGCCTTGTAGCTGTTGCGCTCTTCGCGCCTCGCAACGTGCCCGATCAGGCCCGCCAGGATTGAGCGATGAATCGCCTCATAGGCCGCGTTGCTTTCGTTGAGTTTCAATGTGCCTAAATCCTCAAGGGCGTCATGCAGTTGCGCGTACAGGTCCTGCCACTCGCGCATTCGCAAGTACGAGAGGAACTGCTGGCGGCAGAATTTGCGGCGCTGGTTCTGCGTGCGCAGTTTTTCCCACTCGTCGTGAACCGCGTTCCAAATGTTAAGCAGTGACAGAAAGTCGGATTGCGGATCGCTGAACCGCTTGTGCGCTGCGGCGGCAGCGTCCTTCTGGTCGAGCGGACGTTCACGCGGATCCTGGATGCTCAGGCCGGAGGCGATGATCAGCAATTCGCGCGTGGCGTGTTCGTGCTGCGATTGCAGGAGCATGCGGCCAAGCGTCGGATCGATCGGCAGCCGCGCGAGATCGCGTCCGAGCTGTGTCAGTTCGCGTTTATCATCCAACGCCCCAAGTTCCTGAAGCAGCGCGTACCCGTTTGCGATCGCCGCGGGCGTGGGTGGCTGGACAAAGGGGAAGCTTTCAATTTCGCCCAGCCGAAACGCCTTCATGCGCAAAATCACTTCAGCGAGGTTCGACCGCTGAATTTCCGGTTGCGTGAACGGCGGGCGCGCCTCGAAATCCTCCGCCGAATACAATCGGATGCAGACGCCTTCCTCGACGCGCCCCGCGCGGCCTTTGCGCTGGTTCGCGCTGCTCTGCGAGACGGGCTCGATCGGCAGGCGTTTGGTGCGCGTGCGCGGGTTGTACCGGCTGATGCGCGCGAGACCCGAATCGATCACGAAGCGAATGCCCGGAATTGTCAGCGACGTCTCCGCAATGTTTGTTGCAATGACGATCTTGCGTCGCTCGCACGGCGCAAATACGCGTTGCTGATCCCCGGAACTGAGCCGCCCGAACAGCGGGATGATCTCCGCATCGCGCGCGAAGCGCCCTTCCAGTTGATCGGCAGTCTCGCGGATGTCCCGTTCGCTCGGCATGAAAATGAGCAGATCGCCGAAGGTGCTTTCATACATCACACGTTCGGCAGCCTGTGTTGCGCCGTCCACGTAGCTGAGATCGCCCGATTCCTCCGACTCCGATTCGAGCGGATGGTAGAACACGTCAACCGGATAAACGCGCCCGGAAACTTCGATTATGGGCGCGTCGTTGAAGTGGCGCGAAAAAGCCTGCGTATCGATCGTGGCTGACGTAACGATGAGCTTCAGATCTTTGCGGCGCGCGAGCAGCGTCTTCAGGTATCCCAGCAGGAAATCGATGTTCAGGCTGCGCTCGTGGGCCTCGTCGATAATGAGCGCGTTATAGTGCGAAAGATCGGGATCGCCCTGCGTTTCAGCGAGCAGGATTCCGTCGGTCATCAGCTTGATGTATGTATGCGCGCTGGAACGGTCATCGAAACGGATCTTGCATCCGACCTCGCGTCCCCATTGCGCGCCCAGTTCCTCGGCAATGCGTTTCGAAATCGAAAGCGCTGCAACCCGGCGCGGCTGGGTGCAGCCGATCTGCGCTTCGATCCCAAGGCCCGCCTCCAGGCACATTTTCGGAATCTGTGTTGTTTTGCCTGAACCCGTTTCGCCCGCAATGACAACGACCTGGTGCTGTCGAATCGCTTCGACAATTTCGTCCTTTCGCGCGGTGATCGGCAGCTGGGCCGGGTATGTGATCGCGGGCAGGTGGATCCGGCGCGCTTCGCGCAATGCAATGGATGCGCGCACTTCCTCGACGAGGCGATCCAGGAGGGCGTCGCGTTTGTTCTCGTGATGCTGGGCCCGCAGGACGCGTGCGAGCCGCCAGCCGAGCCGCACCCAATCATGCAGCATCGCCTGCGGCAACAGCAGCTTCAGGTCTTGAATGCGGGCATCCAACATGTGAGTTCAAACGGTAGCAGCGGGGCGGGGCGTCGGCCAAAGGGAATTGCAGCGGCAGCGTCACCGGAGCCCCGGCTTGCAGCCGTATAGGTTCCCCGCCGTTCGAAAATTGCTGGCGGCCCAATGGGTGCAGCGGCGTTCCTCGTTTACGAAATCGGACATTGCTCTCGATGTCGGTGCGGTCGGTTTTTCCGCGTCGTCAGCCAGCTGAAAGTCAGCGCTCCGGCGCCGACTGCATGACCTGGTCAGTTATTCTAGGAAACGCGCGCTACGGGCGCGCGGAAATTTCGAGCATGCGCTCGATCGGCAGGCGCGCGCGTTCCAGGATGTGCGGCGGAAGCTCGATTCGCGGCGCGAGGTTCTTCATGCAGTCGCGCACTTTCTGAAGCGTGTTCATCTTCATGTATTTGCACTCGCTGCAGCGGCAATTGTCCGATGGCAATTGCATGACGTTAAACGTGGGCGCACAAATGAACTCCTTGCCAGGGCACTCCTTCTGCATGCGATGGATGATGCCGGATTCCGTCACGATGACGTAGCGCTGCGAAGGATCCGTCTTGCAGTAAGTAATCATCTTTTCAGTGGAGCAAACGGCATCCGCAAGCTCGCGCACTTCGCGCAGGCTTTCGGGATGAACAATTACCTTCGCGTCAGGATACTGCTCCTTCAGGCGCAGGAGATTGTCGCGGCGGAATTCCACGTGCGCGTAACAGTTTCCCTTCCAGAGAGTCATCGGGCGGCCGGTCTTTTCGATCACCCATTGGCCAAGATTTTCATCTGGCACAAAGAGGAGATCGCGGTCCTTGGGTGCGGCATTGACGATCTTCTCGGCGTTTCCGCTCGTCACAATCACGTCGCACAATGCCTTCACGGCCGCGCTGCAATTGATGTAGGCGATCGTCCAGAAATTTGGATTCGTTGCCTGCAGTTTCGCGAGGTCTTCAGCTGGGCAGCTTTCTTCCAGAGAACAGCCTGCGTCCTTGTCCGGAAGCACGACGATCTTGCCGGGATTCAGGATTTTCGCGGTCTCGGCCATGAAGTGAACGCCGCAAAACACGATGACGTCCGCGTTCGTCTTGGCCGCCTGTTGCGCGAGACCAAGGGAATCGCCAACGAAATCGGCGACGTCCTGGATTTCCGGAACCTGATAGTTGTGTGCGAGGATTACCGCGTTGAGCTTCTGCTTGAGTTCCCGGATCTCGCGTGAAAGCGGTTCAGCGAGCTCTGCGGCAAGCGGCTTGCGCAGTTGCAGTTGTTCACGGCCGATCGGCTGAAGGTCAACGGTATTGATCACTGGCAAAAACTAATGGGGAAGGAGGGAAGCGTCAATCGACCGGGCAGCCCCCTCTCCCCGTCCTTCTCCTCCGCGCCGACCGGAAGGCCATGTGCTGTTTTAATTCGGAACGGATTCCCAGCCGCCATTTCCCTCTGCGCGTGGGACGTAGGGGCGGCGGAAATGGGTGTCGGCAAACTTGGCTATTCGCGTTCTCCGTAGGAATCCGGGCGTTTCGACCGCTGAGCGGGTGCGCCGTTAGCCTTGCGGCGCGCCTCTTCGTTCCGTATTCGCCACCACCAGGCTGCTGCAGCCCCGGGTGATCCCCTGTCGGAACGCACAACATCAATCCTCCCGTGAATGCTTCGGAGACGCCTGTTTTCATCGAATTGTGACGTTTTGCCGGGAAACCGCCGTTGGCCCGCGTCCTGCAATGAATGTTGGCATCGCTATGAAACGTAACAACGCACGGGTAATCGTCACCCTCGGCAGCCTCCTCACCGCAGTCACGGTGGTGAATGCCACGCCTTATAACATCACAATCCACGACAACCATTCCGCAGCGGGATATGTCGGAACCGGGGTTGGACTGGAGGATAACGATACGGAGCCCGGCACGATCAAGAGCGACGCCTGGGATCTCGAGGCATTTGGATATGATCGCTCAACGCGCCAGCTCGATGTCATCGGCACGTTCAACTTCCGAGATGGCGCGGTTGCAAACGCGAGGACGTTACATGCGGGGGCGATCTTCATCGGCACGGGCGCGAATCTCCCGGGCCCGAACAACTGGAGTTACGCTTACGTGCTGGATTTTACGAGCGGCACCTATTCCCTGTACAACGCGTTTTCGATCGTGTTGCCGACCGACATTCCGCAGTCATCGCCCTGGACCATCAATCCCACGGCAGGTGCCATTGCTACAGGTGCGTTCACGTATCTCACAGGATTGAGCGATCCTGATGGATTCGGATTGACGGTGATGACGCCTGCGAACGCCAGCAGTCACAACATGATTCAGCTTTCGCTCGACGACCTGTCGGCGACGGTGCTGAATGATTTCTGGGTGCATACCACGATGGAATGCGGCAACGACAACCTGAACGGGCGTTACCAACACGTGCCTGACGCCGGCGCGAGCATCGGCCTTCTGGGTTTGGGCCTTGCCGCGCTGGTGGCAGTCCGGAGAAAGATCGTTGCGTAACGGCGGGAACTTCAGGAACTCGCGCTGGTGTAGCGCCGCACCGACGCGCGCCAGCCGAGTTCCGAAACGATGGCGCAGGCAAAAGCCATTGCAATCAACAGCAGCGCCATTGCAGGAGAAAACTTGTTGAGCAGCAGCCGCACGGGAACGTTCGAGACGAGAAGCATGGGAAGGGCGAACGTGAACACGGCGCGGAACACTCCATGGAATGCTTCATCGGGCATCCGCGCCACGTTGAACAAGTTGTAATAGCCCCAGACAATTCCCTGCGCACGAACCGTCCAGAAGCTGATCGTCGCGAGCAGGAACATGAGCGAGTAATGGATCAACACCCCGGCCAGCGCCAATCCAAGAAAGCCGGATACCTGCGCGACGTTTGGAACGAAATGCAGCTGCTTTGCGGAGTAGGCCATCACCGCCAGCGCGGATGCGGCATTCACGAACGCGCCGAGATCCACCTGCCGAAGCGAAACAACAAAGCGCGTGTTGATCGGCAGCAGCAGGAGGAAATCGAGTTTGCCGGTGCGCACGAGTTCTGAGAGGTTCGTGCAGTTCACGAGGAAGAACGCCTGAAAGATCTGCTGGATGAAGTGGCTTGCCCCAATCAGCATCACCACCTGCCACTTGGTCCATGAACCGATGTTCTCCGTGTGCAGGTACAGCACGCCGATGAAACTGAGCTGCAGCCCGAACCACAGCAATTCAACCACGATCCAAAGCAGGAAGTTTCCCTTGAACATCGTTTCACGCGTCACGGAATTCTTCCACAGCGCGGCGTAGATGCGCAGATAACGCGGCAGCCCTGACGAGGGAGCGCCATGGGCCTTCGCATGTAACGGCGGGCCTTGAATGTCAGTGCTTGAACTCATGCTTATCCGCCGACTGCGCTGTATTTCTTTAATCCCCTGTTCCACGCGAGACGCGCCACGAAGTACATCGCGATCACCCAGCCCGCCTGGATGAGCATTCCGCGCGCGAGTTCCGCACCTGCCGTTTTGCCCATGTAAACGCTGATTGGAAAATACAGCTGGTAGGGAAACGGAGTGAGGTAGAGCAGCCGTTCGATCCACGGCGGCAGGATGTCGAGCGGAAACAAGTGGCCGCTCGCGATGTATTCGAACGCGAACAGGATGAAAATGAACGTGGAGACTTCGAGCACCCAGAACGCGAGCATGGCCATCGCGTAGGACATGAAGAATTGCAGCAACGCCGTGAACACGATGGACACGCAGAACGCGGCGGCCGTGAGCGCGTCGGGCGGCAGGACAAAATATTGGCGCAGGCAATAAATCAGGACCACGATGGGTGCTGCGGTCACGGCCATGTAAGTCATCCGGCCCGAGAGAAAGAGACACAGCCGATACCAGAGATAATCGATCGGCTTCAGCACGAACTGGCTGATGTTTCCGTCCTTGATATCCGCGGCAATCTGCCAGTCGTCTTCATTCACTGCGGTGAGTGAATCGACGACGGTGGTCATCAGGTAATAGGAAACCATCTGCGCAAACGTGTAGGTTCCAACCAGGCTGCCTGGGCTCTTGCCATCGTAGATCGCCTTCCAAACATAAATGATGGCTGCGAGCGGGATGAGGCCGAACAGGGCGCGTGCGAGGAAGTTGAAGCGGTACGTCAGGTTGTTCTGAATGCCGATGTTGATGACGTGCCGGTATTTGTTCACCCGCCACAGAGTTGCACAGAAGTGTTTCCGCTCAACCAAAATGTGGCGTCAGGCATCCTTGCCTGACGTGGAGGGCGGGCATCCTTGCCTGACGTGGAGGGCGGGCATCCTGCCGCCCGGAAAAAGCGTGAAGCACGAGAGACGCTGAAATTGTTTGATGCGCTTGGATTGAGTTGATGGTTCTTTCCGCCGGGCTGGAAGCGCCGGCTCCACGGCAGGCAGGATGCCCGCCGCTACGGCGTCGTGGCGTCAGGCATCCTTGCCTGACGTAGAGGGCGTGCA
Above is a genomic segment from Verrucomicrobiia bacterium containing:
- the nadA gene encoding quinolinate synthase NadA; amino-acid sequence: MRKPLAAELAEPLSREIRELKQKLNAVILAHNYQVPEIQDVADFVGDSLGLAQQAAKTNADVIVFCGVHFMAETAKILNPGKIVVLPDKDAGCSLEESCPAEDLAKLQATNPNFWTIAYINCSAAVKALCDVIVTSGNAEKIVNAAPKDRDLLFVPDENLGQWVIEKTGRPMTLWKGNCYAHVEFRRDNLLRLKEQYPDAKVIVHPESLREVRELADAVCSTEKMITYCKTDPSQRYVIVTESGIIHRMQKECPGKEFICAPTFNVMQLPSDNCRCSECKYMKMNTLQKVRDCMKNLAPRIELPPHILERARLPIERMLEISARP
- the hrpA gene encoding ATP-dependent RNA helicase HrpA, producing the protein MLDARIQDLKLLLPQAMLHDWVRLGWRLARVLRAQHHENKRDALLDRLVEEVRASIALREARRIHLPAITYPAQLPITARKDEIVEAIRQHQVVVIAGETGSGKTTQIPKMCLEAGLGIEAQIGCTQPRRVAALSISKRIAEELGAQWGREVGCKIRFDDRSSAHTYIKLMTDGILLAETQGDPDLSHYNALIIDEAHERSLNIDFLLGYLKTLLARRKDLKLIVTSATIDTQAFSRHFNDAPIIEVSGRVYPVDVFYHPLESESEESGDLSYVDGATQAAERVMYESTFGDLLIFMPSERDIRETADQLEGRFARDAEIIPLFGRLSSGDQQRVFAPCERRKIVIATNIAETSLTIPGIRFVIDSGLARISRYNPRTRTKRLPIEPVSQSSANQRKGRAGRVEEGVCIRLYSAEDFEARPPFTQPEIQRSNLAEVILRMKAFRLGEIESFPFVQPPTPAAIANGYALLQELGALDDKRELTQLGRDLARLPIDPTLGRMLLQSQHEHATRELLIIASGLSIQDPRERPLDQKDAAAAAHKRFSDPQSDFLSLLNIWNAVHDEWEKLRTQNQRRKFCRQQFLSYLRMREWQDLYAQLHDALEDLGTLKLNESNAAYEAIHRSILAGLIGHVARREERNSYKASGNRLVAVFPGSALHARGEPQKKLPRGAKPPPVAKSNQPEWIVAGEIVETSQLFARTLAGIDPKWIYQLAPHCCKVTHHNPHWSPEAGRVLAEEIVTLNGLEVQRRKVAFGNINSKEATAIFIRSALVEENVVPKNSNPQGGKAPESWDVLETDDPELPAQYGFLKHNRAVRQKIESWRTRVRQYDLADLDDALFAFYAKQIENISSLHELNRVLRDKPDPSFLCASEADLAGGQSLAYDAAAFPDSVTVAGQPVGVVYSYAPGEEHDGVTVRLPFSVALTAPAAELQWAVPGLRSEMISELLRSLPKSIRKELMPLPPKVEEIVREFRPAGSAFMRELGTFLHRKYGVAVPESAWPADALAPHMRPRVEIIDESQKALSAGRDLIALRETLKSAQVEASTKAPSSAWTRAAQEWERFGLTTWNFGDVPERITVSEENGLPVYAWPGLELENGSVNLRLFRSPHTARQASLRGVQRLVELAIQRDLGWLEKDLRALNRLEPLFAPLGNGEALREQAMEHLRAFVLPHEPLAELVQTQFQSAVEDARKRLPGLAMQFLDRLEHVLKVFQQVRQKLGASAVAAPTRSRTLNDFSQLATMPKPAAANPFAAELNQLAGPTFLREIPYERLPHLPRYLKALLTRIERAAMNPVKDQERQRQLRPYLDALKQCRAQRDISDAARQELEDLRWMIEEFKVSLFAQEIGTAIPVSPNRLNQQLERVRQA
- a CDS encoding ABC-2 family transporter protein, producing MSSSTDIQGPPLHAKAHGAPSSGLPRYLRIYAALWKNSVTRETMFKGNFLLWIVVELLWFGLQLSFIGVLYLHTENIGSWTKWQVVMLIGASHFIQQIFQAFFLVNCTNLSELVRTGKLDFLLLLPINTRFVVSLRQVDLGAFVNAASALAVMAYSAKQLHFVPNVAQVSGFLGLALAGVLIHYSLMFLLATISFWTVRAQGIVWGYYNLFNVARMPDEAFHGVFRAVFTFALPMLLVSNVPVRLLLNKFSPAMALLLIAMAFACAIVSELGWRASVRRYTSASS
- a CDS encoding ABC-2 family transporter protein, with the protein product MNKYRHVINIGIQNNLTYRFNFLARALFGLIPLAAIIYVWKAIYDGKSPGSLVGTYTFAQMVSYYLMTTVVDSLTAVNEDDWQIAADIKDGNISQFVLKPIDYLWYRLCLFLSGRMTYMAVTAAPIVVLIYCLRQYFVLPPDALTAAAFCVSIVFTALLQFFMSYAMAMLAFWVLEVSTFIFILFAFEYIASGHLFPLDILPPWIERLLYLTPFPYQLYFPISVYMGKTAGAELARGMLIQAGWVIAMYFVARLAWNRGLKKYSAVGG
- the treZ gene encoding malto-oligosyltrehalose trehalohydrolase, translating into MTNSNGTGTAVLDHTKPAAQAEHHAGLSDLPLGAQYLGNGRCSICVWAPRSRRVTIAFSGGRTERLQPQDGYHWSILDDIAPGAEYQFRLDDGDPRPDPASRFQVDSVHGPSAVADPEFEWHDPSWLGLPLRDYLLYELHVGTFTREGTFEAIIPRLAELKELGVTAIELMPIAQFPGSRNWGYDGVFPFAVQNSYGGPAGLKRLVDACHQHQLAVVLDVVYNHLGPEGNYLRDFGPYFTMSYKTPWGEAINFDGEESDHVRRFFTENALYWQREFHIDALRLDAVHAIRDFSAQPFLQELANTTRAESQRLNRRFHLIAESDLNDARLIRPAVAGGFGLDAQWSDDFHHCLHVLLTGECDGYYADFGGTAQLAKIFRNGYAFTGDYSAFRKRRHGNRPTQTSARQFVVYSQNHDQIGNRFLGERLTELVSFERLKLAAGAVVLSPFLPMLFMGEEYGEPAPFQYFVSHTDPALVEAVRKGRLEEFGSFKRKGDVPDPFAVHTFDRCRLDWELRNTREKHGVLWDFYRELIQIRKSLKPICDAEKESIDAHAVGEGGLLVRYNSDTEVVMLALNFSDSELEVSLDGSGWIERFNSAAEKWRGPGGLAFTETFARVQPASFVVLQSTVCQ
- a CDS encoding VPDSG-CTERM sorting domain-containing protein, which gives rise to MKRNNARVIVTLGSLLTAVTVVNATPYNITIHDNHSAAGYVGTGVGLEDNDTEPGTIKSDAWDLEAFGYDRSTRQLDVIGTFNFRDGAVANARTLHAGAIFIGTGANLPGPNNWSYAYVLDFTSGTYSLYNAFSIVLPTDIPQSSPWTINPTAGAIATGAFTYLTGLSDPDGFGLTVMTPANASSHNMIQLSLDDLSATVLNDFWVHTTMECGNDNLNGRYQHVPDAGASIGLLGLGLAALVAVRRKIVA